A stretch of the Medicago truncatula cultivar Jemalong A17 chromosome 5, MtrunA17r5.0-ANR, whole genome shotgun sequence genome encodes the following:
- the LOC11436858 gene encoding pathogenesis-related genes transcriptional activator PTI6 translates to MSLQKLKLSTPSSIFEENPSTKTKRKPKRKLVRIIITDHDATDSDSSGDQEREKNNQTTKRRKPKREILHINMHCPVPNSSLSFSSPSSSSSLVSPEKTHKKLNRVRRPRKPPTSVVTRRHSNFRGVRQRPWGKWAAEIRDPIRRKRLWLGTFSTAEEAAAEYDRVAVMLHGSNAVTNYPITQVEVKTEIEKDFEVTPPVSSGNSDRGGYSDALSSPTSVLPYDCDSTPFDGFRYVDVDAFGFHIDAPLSLPEVNVPLTCHQKLEKEEKFEEFDLDEFMTWPY, encoded by the coding sequence ATGTCTTTGCAGAAGCTGAAGCTATCAACACCAAGttcaatttttgaagaaaacccatcaaccaaaacaaagagaaaacCCAAAAGAAAGCTTGTTCGAATCATAATCACCGACCACGACGCCACTGATTCCGACTCCTCCGGCGaccaagagagagagaaaaacaaccAAACAACAAAACGAAGAAAACCCAAAAGAGAAATCCTTCATATTAACATGCACTGTCCCGTACCAAATTCTTCTCTCTCATTTTCTTCTCCTTCGTCATCGTCTTCTCTTGTTTCGCCGGAGAAAACCCACAAAAAGCTCAATAGAGTGAGGAGACCCAGAAAACCACCAACCTCCGTCGTCACGCGCCGCCACAGCAATTTCCGCGGGGTAAGACAACGGCCTTGGGGAAAATGGGCTGCGGAGATCCGTGACCCGATCCGAAGAAAACGTCTATGGCTGGGAACTTTTTCTACGGCGGAGGAAGCCGCCGCTGAGTACGACAGAGTGGCAGTGATGTTGCATGGTTCAAACGCGGTTACAAACTACCCAATAACTCAGGTGGAGGTTAAAACGGAGATCGAAAAGGATTTTGAAGTGACGCCGCCGGTGAGCAGCGGAAACAGCGACAGAGGTGGTTACTCCGACGCTTTGTCGTCGCCAACGTCTGTATTACCCTACGACTGTGATTCGACGCCGTTTGACGGTTTCCGTTACGTAGACGTGGACGCTTTTGGGTTTCACATCGACGCGCCGTTAAGTTTACCAGAAGTTAACGTTCCGCTGACATGTCATCAGAAGTTGGAAAAAGAAGAGAAGTTTGAAGAGTTTGATCTTGACGAGTTTATGACGTGGCCGTATTGA
- the LOC11436401 gene encoding ubiquitin-conjugating enzyme E2-17 kDa, producing MASKRILKELKDLQKDPPTSCSAGPVAEDMFHWQATIMGPADSPYTGGVFLVSIHFPPDYPFKPPKVAFRTKVFHPNINSNGSICLDILKEQWSPALTISKVLLSICSLLTDPNPDDPLVPEIAHMYKTDRAKYEATARSWTQKYAMG from the exons ATGGCGTCGAAACGAATCTTGAAGGAGCTCAAGGATTTGCAGAAGGACCCTCCAACTTCATGCAGTGCAG GTCCTGTGGCTGAGGACATGTTCCACTGGCAAGCCACAATCATGGGACCGGCTGATAGCCCATATACTGGTGGTGTGTTCCTGGTATCAATTCATTTTCCTCCTGACTATCCCTTCAAGCCACCAAAG GTTGCTTTTAGGACCAAGGTGTTCCACCCAAACATCAACAGTAATGGCAGTATATGTCTCGACATTCTGAAGGAACAGTGGAGCCCAGCTTTAACCATTTCCAAG GTCCTTTTGTCAATTTGCTCGTTGTTGACAGACCCCAACCCCGATGATCCACTTGTTCCTGAAATTGCACACATGTACAAGACCGACAGGGCCAAGTATGAAGCCACAGCTCGCAGCTGGACACAGAAGTATGCCATGGGATGA